One Desulfofundulus luciae DNA segment encodes these proteins:
- the yunB gene encoding sporulation protein YunB: MFRRRRNYRAFVAWTMFFFLLLGMFLWVDRILQPTIFKIAETRAIQMATEAINGAVQRKVFDSNLQYQDFVQVHKDNQGHIVLMQANTLKINQFAADVTLMVQSALQQLSRESLRIPLGQITGTQLLAGYGPRIPVGIVPVGSVRVRVDDRFEQAGINQTRHRIYLDFNAEVRIVVPPRSATAQLATRVPLVESIIVGQVPGTFVNIPGGLLSGQSINPGNNP, encoded by the coding sequence TTGTTTAGAAGGCGCAGGAATTACCGGGCCTTTGTTGCCTGGACCATGTTTTTTTTCCTGCTCCTGGGCATGTTCCTGTGGGTTGACCGGATCCTGCAGCCCACCATCTTTAAAATAGCCGAGACCCGGGCCATCCAGATGGCCACCGAGGCCATTAACGGGGCGGTGCAGCGGAAGGTTTTCGACAGCAACCTGCAATACCAGGACTTCGTTCAGGTGCACAAAGATAACCAGGGGCATATAGTATTGATGCAGGCCAACACCTTAAAAATTAACCAGTTTGCCGCAGACGTTACTTTAATGGTTCAATCTGCCCTGCAGCAGTTGTCACGGGAATCACTGCGTATTCCCCTGGGTCAAATTACCGGCACCCAGTTGCTGGCCGGCTATGGCCCCCGCATTCCGGTGGGCATCGTACCGGTGGGCAGTGTGCGGGTGAGGGTGGACGACCGTTTTGAACAGGCCGGTATCAACCAGACGCGGCACCGCATATATTTGGACTTTAATGCTGAAGTGCGCATTGTAGTCCCTCCCCGCAGTGCCACCGCGCAGTTGGCCACCCGCGTGCCCCTGGTGGAAAGCATTATTGTGGGCCAGGTACCGGGTACCTTTGTTAACATTCCGGGGGGCCTTTTAAGCGGGCAGAGCATTAATCCAGGTAACAATCCTTAA
- the tyrS gene encoding tyrosine--tRNA ligase gives MLGIDKQLEIIKRGAAEIISEEELVQKLKRSLSTGRPLRVKLGLDPTAPDIHLGHTVVLQKMRQFQELGHETIIILGDYTARIGDPTGKTETRKQLSEEEVLANARTYERQIFKILDPERTKLVFNSQWLAPLTFAQVIELAAKYTVARMLEREDFARRFREGLPISIHEFFYPLMQGYDSVALEADIELGGTDQKFNLLMGRTLQREYGQEPQVAIMMPILEGLDGVQKMSKSLGNYIGIDEPPREMYGKTMSLPDELMVRYFELVTSVPLEEVRSIAAGLVDGSLHPRDVKMRLAREIVTFYHGKEAALKAEEEFKRVFQQHDLPDEVPEFHVSPGMLEDGGIWLPRLLQQAGMVSSTSEGRRLIQQGGVKINGEKVEDPNLKLVPADGMIIRAGKRKFLRLVCRS, from the coding sequence ATGCTCGGCATAGATAAACAACTGGAGATCATCAAGCGGGGTGCCGCAGAGATCATTTCCGAAGAGGAACTGGTGCAGAAGCTCAAGCGGTCCCTCTCCACGGGCCGCCCATTGCGGGTGAAGCTGGGCCTGGATCCCACGGCTCCCGATATTCATCTTGGCCATACCGTGGTTCTTCAAAAAATGCGGCAGTTCCAGGAACTGGGCCACGAAACGATTATTATTCTGGGGGATTATACCGCCCGCATCGGCGATCCCACGGGGAAAACCGAAACCCGCAAACAGCTCAGCGAAGAAGAGGTGCTGGCCAATGCCCGCACCTATGAAAGACAAATTTTCAAGATTTTAGATCCAGAGCGAACCAAATTGGTTTTCAACAGCCAGTGGCTGGCACCCCTTACTTTTGCCCAGGTTATCGAACTGGCGGCAAAGTATACTGTCGCCCGCATGCTGGAGCGGGAAGATTTTGCCCGCCGCTTCCGGGAAGGCCTGCCCATCAGCATTCACGAGTTTTTCTACCCCCTCATGCAGGGTTATGATTCGGTAGCCCTGGAAGCGGATATCGAGCTGGGGGGAACAGACCAGAAGTTTAACCTGCTCATGGGCAGGACGCTGCAAAGGGAATACGGTCAGGAGCCCCAGGTAGCCATCATGATGCCCATTCTGGAAGGTCTGGACGGCGTGCAGAAGATGAGCAAAAGCCTGGGGAACTACATTGGCATCGATGAGCCGCCCCGGGAAATGTACGGGAAAACCATGTCCCTGCCCGATGAGCTTATGGTACGTTACTTTGAACTGGTTACCTCTGTACCCCTGGAAGAGGTTCGCAGCATTGCCGCCGGACTGGTCGATGGCAGCCTGCATCCCCGGGATGTCAAAATGCGACTGGCCCGGGAGATAGTAACTTTTTATCACGGGAAAGAGGCGGCGCTAAAGGCCGAGGAAGAATTCAAGCGCGTTTTCCAGCAGCACGATCTGCCCGATGAAGTGCCTGAATTTCATGTCTCGCCGGGCATGCTGGAAGACGGCGGCATCTGGCTGCCCAGGTTACTCCAGCAGGCCGGCATGGTGTCCAGTACCAGCGAGGGCAGGCGGTTAATCCAGCAGGGAGGAGTCAAGATCAACGGGGAAAAAGTCGAAGACCCCAACTTGAAACTGGTCCCGGCGGACGGCATGATCATCCGGGCCGGGAAGCGGAAATTTTTAAGATTGGTCTGCCGCTCCTAA